The following proteins are encoded in a genomic region of Amycolatopsis sulphurea:
- the pucD gene encoding xanthine dehydrogenase subunit D: protein MTTTEQATSSANGIGANAARPDGTVKVRGEFAYASDLWHEDMLWGVTLRSPHPYARICGIDLTEALRVPGVYAVLTHEDVPGLNRYGLEHADQPVLADEVVRYQGEPVALVAADHPETARRAMKRIEVRYEELTPVTDSEAAVAGVGAELHPGGNVVRHVPIRRGAAEIPADVVVSGVYEVGMQDQAFLGPESGLAVPDTEGGVDLYVATQWLHVDQQQIVAALGLPVEKVRLTLSGVGGAFGGREDLSMQVHACLLALHTGKPVKMVYNREESFYGHVHRHPAKMYYEHGATRDGRLVYVRARIFLDGGAYASSTGAVVANAATLGVGPYTVDNVSVDCWGTYTNNPPCGAMRGFGAVQAAFGYESQMDRLAAACGIDPVEVRMRNAMREGSVMPTGQVVDSAAPVAELLERVRDKPLPAERGSDLRNLPGGVSNTTHGEGLVRGVGYAVGIKNICFSEGFDDYSTARVRLQVVGGEPAATVQTAACEVGQGLVTVLQQIVRTELGVEQVTVLPMDTSIGNSGSSSASRQTYVTGGAVRSACAAVRTRLLAHAALEPQTRFAGGKLLSAGGEVVADLVSALADEQFDETREWRHRPTTALDPETGQGDAHVQYGFAAHRAVVDVDVELGLVKVVQLDCAQDVGKAMNPQAVVGQIQGGSAQGLGLAVMEEIQVVDGQVRNPSFTDYLIPTVLDMPPMSIDVLERPDPHAPYGLRGVGEPPTISSTPAIVAAIRAATGLALSRVPVRPEHLTGT, encoded by the coding sequence ATGACCACGACGGAACAGGCGACCAGCAGCGCGAACGGCATCGGCGCGAACGCGGCCCGGCCGGACGGCACGGTGAAGGTGCGTGGCGAGTTCGCGTACGCCTCGGATCTGTGGCACGAGGACATGCTGTGGGGCGTCACGTTGCGCAGCCCGCACCCGTATGCGCGGATCTGCGGCATCGACCTCACTGAGGCATTGCGGGTGCCGGGGGTTTACGCGGTGCTGACGCACGAGGACGTGCCGGGCCTGAACCGGTACGGCCTGGAACACGCCGACCAGCCGGTGCTCGCCGACGAAGTCGTGCGCTACCAAGGGGAACCGGTTGCGCTCGTGGCCGCTGACCATCCGGAGACCGCGCGGCGGGCAATGAAACGAATCGAGGTGCGGTACGAGGAACTGACCCCGGTCACCGATTCCGAAGCCGCGGTCGCGGGGGTGGGCGCCGAGCTGCATCCGGGCGGCAACGTCGTGCGGCACGTACCGATTCGCCGTGGCGCGGCCGAGATTCCGGCCGATGTAGTGGTGTCCGGCGTGTACGAGGTCGGTATGCAGGATCAGGCCTTTCTCGGCCCGGAATCCGGGCTTGCCGTGCCGGACACCGAAGGCGGCGTGGACCTGTACGTGGCGACGCAGTGGTTGCACGTCGACCAGCAGCAGATCGTTGCGGCGCTCGGGCTTCCGGTGGAGAAGGTGCGGCTCACCCTCAGTGGCGTCGGCGGTGCGTTCGGCGGCCGGGAGGATCTGTCGATGCAGGTGCACGCGTGCCTGCTGGCCTTGCATACCGGCAAGCCAGTGAAGATGGTCTACAACCGCGAAGAGTCCTTCTACGGTCACGTGCACCGGCATCCGGCGAAGATGTACTACGAGCACGGTGCCACGAGGGACGGCCGCCTGGTGTACGTCCGGGCGCGGATCTTCCTTGACGGTGGTGCGTACGCCTCGTCCACCGGCGCTGTCGTGGCGAACGCCGCGACGCTCGGCGTGGGACCGTACACAGTGGACAACGTGTCGGTGGACTGCTGGGGCACGTACACGAACAATCCGCCGTGCGGCGCGATGCGTGGGTTCGGCGCGGTGCAGGCGGCGTTCGGCTACGAGTCCCAAATGGACAGGCTCGCCGCGGCCTGCGGTATCGACCCGGTGGAAGTCCGCATGCGCAACGCCATGCGCGAGGGTTCGGTCATGCCGACCGGTCAGGTCGTGGACTCCGCGGCGCCGGTGGCCGAACTGCTCGAACGCGTGCGGGACAAGCCGTTGCCCGCCGAGCGCGGCAGTGACCTCCGGAACCTGCCCGGCGGCGTGTCCAACACTACGCACGGTGAGGGCCTCGTGCGCGGGGTCGGTTACGCCGTCGGCATCAAGAACATCTGTTTCTCCGAAGGCTTCGACGACTACTCGACGGCCCGCGTCCGGCTGCAGGTCGTCGGCGGCGAACCGGCGGCCACGGTGCAGACCGCTGCCTGCGAGGTCGGGCAGGGGCTGGTCACCGTGCTGCAGCAGATCGTGCGGACCGAGCTGGGCGTGGAGCAGGTGACCGTGCTGCCGATGGACACGTCGATCGGCAACAGCGGATCCAGCTCCGCGTCCCGGCAGACCTACGTCACCGGAGGCGCGGTGCGCTCGGCCTGCGCCGCCGTCCGGACCCGGCTGCTGGCGCATGCCGCGCTGGAGCCGCAAACCCGTTTCGCCGGCGGCAAACTGCTCTCCGCCGGCGGAGAGGTCGTCGCCGACCTGGTTTCCGCCCTGGCCGACGAGCAGTTCGACGAAACCCGGGAATGGCGCCACCGCCCGACCACCGCACTGGACCCGGAAACCGGCCAGGGCGATGCCCATGTGCAGTACGGCTTCGCGGCCCACCGCGCCGTGGTCGATGTGGATGTGGAGCTGGGCCTGGTCAAGGTAGTGCAGCTGGACTGTGCCCAAGATGTCGGCAAGGCCATGAACCCCCAGGCCGTCGTCGGGCAGATCCAGGGCGGTTCCGCCCAGGGCCTGGGCCTCGCGGTGATGGAGGAGATCCAGGTGGTGGACGGCCAGGTCCGCAACCCGTCGTTCACCGATTACCTGATCCCCACCGTGCTGGACATGCCCCCGATGTCGATCGACGTCCTGGAACGCCCGGACCCGCACGCCCCCTACGGCCTCCGCGGCGTCGGCGAACCCCCCACGATCTCCTCGACCCCCGCCATCGTCGCCGCCATCCGCGCCGCGACCGGACTCGCGCTGAGCCGCGTCCCGGTCCGGCCGGAACATCTCACCGGGACCTGA
- a CDS encoding 8-oxoguanine deaminase — protein MRTVVENAAIATVSGPEYRNGYVLIDGDRISGVGGGAFRGEADERVDAGGCLVTPGLVNTHHHLYQWATRGLAADHTLFEWLVALYPVWGRLDAEITHAAASAGMARLARTGCTTVADHHYVFPSGGGDQVAALAAARARIGVRLHLVRGSMDRGESDGGLPPDRLVESTEDALLGTEAAIDRFHDPDPGAHLRIAVGPCSPFSVTEKLMTGAADLARRKGVRLHTHLAETLDEQRQCLAETGRTPAEYADLLGWLGTDVWLAHTVHLAPDAIRRFGATGTGSAHCPTSNGRLGTGIAPVRDLLDAGAPVGLGVDGAASNESGGLGEELHQALLQARQRGGPTALTTREALWLGTMGGARCLGREGELGSLEPGKLADLAVWDLSGLNYAGIDDPVAALVLAATPPLSRVFVGGKTVVERGRLKLADESVLARELTAASMRLREDR, from the coding sequence ATGAGGACGGTCGTGGAGAACGCCGCGATCGCCACGGTCAGCGGCCCGGAGTACCGCAACGGCTACGTTCTGATCGACGGCGACCGCATTTCCGGCGTAGGCGGGGGAGCGTTCCGCGGCGAAGCCGACGAGCGCGTGGATGCCGGCGGCTGCCTCGTCACCCCGGGCCTGGTGAACACCCACCATCACCTGTACCAGTGGGCAACCCGGGGCCTCGCGGCCGACCACACCCTCTTCGAGTGGCTGGTCGCGCTGTACCCGGTGTGGGGCCGGCTCGACGCGGAGATCACGCACGCCGCGGCCAGCGCGGGGATGGCTCGCCTCGCGCGGACCGGCTGCACGACGGTGGCCGACCACCATTACGTGTTCCCCTCTGGCGGCGGGGATCAGGTGGCCGCGCTCGCCGCCGCGCGAGCGCGGATCGGCGTGCGGCTGCATCTGGTCCGCGGTTCGATGGACCGCGGCGAGTCCGACGGCGGTCTGCCACCCGACCGGCTGGTGGAGAGCACCGAGGACGCCCTGCTCGGCACGGAAGCGGCGATCGATCGTTTCCATGACCCCGATCCCGGTGCGCATCTGCGGATCGCGGTCGGTCCGTGCTCGCCGTTCAGCGTCACCGAAAAGCTGATGACCGGTGCCGCGGATCTGGCCCGGCGCAAGGGCGTCCGGCTGCACACCCATCTCGCCGAGACGCTCGACGAGCAGCGGCAGTGCCTGGCCGAAACCGGGCGCACCCCGGCCGAGTACGCGGACCTGCTCGGCTGGCTCGGTACGGACGTGTGGCTGGCGCACACCGTGCACCTCGCCCCGGACGCGATCCGCCGCTTCGGTGCCACCGGCACGGGCTCCGCGCACTGCCCGACGTCGAACGGACGGCTGGGCACCGGGATCGCGCCCGTACGCGACCTGCTCGACGCGGGCGCACCGGTCGGCCTGGGCGTCGACGGGGCGGCGTCCAATGAGTCCGGCGGGCTCGGCGAAGAGCTGCACCAGGCGTTGCTGCAGGCGCGTCAGCGCGGCGGGCCGACCGCGCTGACGACCCGGGAAGCGTTGTGGCTCGGCACCATGGGCGGCGCGCGCTGCCTCGGCCGGGAGGGCGAACTGGGTTCGCTGGAGCCCGGCAAACTGGCGGATCTGGCGGTGTGGGACCTGTCCGGCCTGAACTATGCGGGCATCGACGACCCGGTGGCAGCACTCGTCTTGGCCGCCACGCCACCGTTGTCGCGGGTTTTCGTCGGTGGGAAGACGGTGGTGGAGCGGGGCCGTCTGAAGCTGGCGGACGAGTCCGTACTGGCCCGCGAGCTGACGGCGGCGAGCATGCGGTTGCGGGAGGACCGATGA
- a CDS encoding (2Fe-2S)-binding protein: protein MRVNVTVNGEPRQADDVWEGESLLYVLRERLGLPGSKNACEQGECGSCTVYLDEVPVCSCLVAAGQVEGRAVRTVEGLADGDRLDPVQQSFVDAGAVQCGFCTPGLVVAAHDLLRRVAEPSDVEIREALAGNLCRCTGYEKILDAVRLAAKGGVA, encoded by the coding sequence ATGCGCGTGAACGTGACGGTGAATGGTGAGCCGCGGCAGGCGGACGACGTGTGGGAAGGCGAGAGCCTGCTGTACGTATTGCGCGAACGGCTGGGGCTGCCCGGCTCGAAGAACGCGTGCGAGCAGGGCGAATGCGGTTCGTGCACGGTGTATCTGGACGAGGTGCCGGTGTGTTCCTGCCTGGTCGCGGCCGGGCAGGTGGAGGGCCGGGCGGTCCGCACCGTGGAGGGCCTCGCCGACGGGGACCGGCTCGATCCGGTACAGCAGTCCTTTGTGGATGCCGGGGCGGTGCAGTGCGGATTCTGCACGCCCGGTCTCGTGGTCGCCGCGCATGACCTGCTCCGCCGGGTGGCCGAGCCGAGCGACGTGGAGATCCGGGAGGCGTTGGCCGGGAATCTGTGCCGGTGCACCGGATACGAGAAGATCCTGGACGCGGTCCGCCTTGCGGCCAAGGGCGGTGTCGCATGA
- a CDS encoding FAD binding domain-containing protein encodes MEFLRPESLGEALAELARMPAAVPLAGGTDVLVELNFDQRRPAALLDLTRVPELAGWSISDGRVRLGATMPYARIITELGARVPGLAIAARTVGSPQIRNRGTVGGNLGAASPAGDVHPVLLALDGAVEVASVRGTRVIPAEEFYVGVKRNALEPGELITAVHLPADAGPQQFSKVGTRNAMVIAVCSFALVLRPDQRRVGTGIGSAAPTPRRVRAAEEFAAGELPWDRPAPLGDALVRRFGELVAAAAAPIDDVRGSAGYRRHALSVLARRTLTWAWREFSCA; translated from the coding sequence GTGGAGTTCCTGCGGCCCGAATCGCTCGGCGAAGCGCTCGCCGAGCTGGCCCGGATGCCGGCCGCCGTACCCCTGGCCGGCGGTACGGACGTGCTGGTCGAGCTGAACTTCGACCAGCGGCGCCCGGCCGCGCTGCTCGATCTGACCCGGGTGCCCGAGCTGGCCGGATGGTCCATTTCGGACGGCCGGGTGCGGCTCGGCGCCACGATGCCCTACGCGCGGATCATCACGGAGCTGGGGGCGCGGGTACCGGGGCTGGCGATAGCGGCGCGGACCGTGGGTTCGCCGCAGATCCGCAACCGGGGCACGGTCGGGGGCAACCTCGGGGCGGCTTCTCCGGCCGGGGACGTGCATCCGGTGCTGCTGGCGCTCGACGGTGCGGTGGAGGTCGCCTCCGTTCGCGGCACGCGCGTCATCCCGGCGGAGGAGTTCTACGTGGGGGTCAAGCGGAACGCGCTGGAGCCCGGTGAGCTGATCACGGCGGTGCACCTGCCCGCGGACGCCGGGCCGCAGCAGTTCAGCAAGGTGGGGACGCGGAACGCGATGGTGATCGCGGTGTGTTCGTTCGCCTTGGTGCTGCGGCCGGATCAGCGTCGGGTGGGCACGGGGATCGGTTCGGCGGCGCCGACGCCGCGACGGGTGCGGGCGGCGGAGGAGTTCGCGGCGGGGGAGCTGCCGTGGGATCGGCCGGCGCCGCTGGGAGACGCCCTGGTGCGCCGGTTCGGCGAGCTGGTCGCCGCCGCCGCGGCGCCGATCGACGACGTGCGGGGGAGTGCGGGGTATCGGCGGCATGCGTTGTCGGTGCTGGCGCGACGAACGCTGACGTGGGCCTGGAGGGAGTTCTCATGCGCGTGA
- a CDS encoding helix-turn-helix domain-containing protein, with translation MTTVRTLLDLPGLRRHPGSPDELLDRAVTRLYATELRDPGRYLGAGELVLSGLLWWRAPGDAEPFVAALAASGAAALAASGADSDGIPDDVVTACARHRIALLEVPPELSFAVVTERVVLALAATADEARKRLLTAAAEGTPVSGLLDRAAAELGTPCWVLSAVPRVVAGTDALPIDPAEAVRRFSAAHRRPTAAGGLTVLPVEGRQSVPWLLAVAGPLSGAHAELAEELAGLISLARQAPEPATIGDGPVRAIALRTEGSGEAAEVLAELLAPAPFAVTPGAEGEAFALVPGAHWPEDWAETATAALSTVEPLLHASRLAAGFADAVPAAEAEGAREVARQALILAAARPGPIAVVPADEVGVHQLLLAGASPDLRRAVRRRRLGPLLDYDAEQHSNLVHTVRVYLECSGSPTRAAKVLHIHVNTLRYRIGRAAELLGADLTDFATQVDVYLALTAE, from the coding sequence ATGACGACCGTGCGAACCCTGCTGGACCTGCCCGGCCTGCGGCGGCACCCCGGCAGCCCGGACGAGCTGCTCGACCGGGCGGTGACCAGGCTCTACGCGACCGAGCTGCGCGACCCCGGCCGCTACCTCGGCGCGGGCGAGCTGGTCCTGTCCGGGTTGCTGTGGTGGCGGGCGCCGGGCGATGCGGAACCGTTCGTGGCCGCGCTCGCCGCGTCCGGAGCCGCCGCGCTGGCCGCCTCCGGCGCCGATTCGGACGGGATCCCGGACGACGTCGTCACCGCCTGTGCCCGGCACCGCATCGCGCTCCTGGAAGTACCGCCTGAGCTGTCCTTCGCGGTCGTCACCGAACGGGTCGTGCTGGCCCTCGCGGCCACCGCGGACGAGGCACGCAAACGTTTGCTGACCGCCGCCGCCGAAGGCACGCCGGTGTCCGGCCTGCTCGATCGCGCCGCCGCAGAGCTGGGCACGCCGTGCTGGGTGCTTTCCGCGGTGCCACGGGTCGTCGCCGGGACGGACGCGCTGCCGATCGACCCGGCCGAGGCGGTCCGCCGGTTCAGCGCCGCCCACCGCCGTCCGACCGCGGCGGGCGGGCTCACCGTGCTCCCGGTGGAAGGCAGGCAGTCCGTGCCGTGGCTGCTGGCCGTGGCCGGTCCGCTGAGCGGCGCACACGCCGAACTGGCCGAAGAACTGGCCGGGCTGATCAGCCTCGCCAGGCAAGCACCCGAGCCCGCCACGATCGGCGACGGCCCGGTCCGGGCGATCGCCCTGCGCACGGAGGGTTCCGGCGAGGCCGCCGAGGTACTGGCCGAACTCCTCGCCCCCGCGCCGTTCGCCGTCACCCCGGGCGCCGAGGGCGAGGCGTTCGCGCTGGTGCCCGGCGCACACTGGCCCGAAGACTGGGCGGAAACGGCCACCGCCGCACTGTCCACAGTGGAGCCTCTACTGCACGCTTCCCGCCTGGCGGCCGGATTCGCCGACGCGGTCCCCGCCGCGGAAGCGGAGGGGGCACGGGAAGTCGCCCGGCAGGCGCTCATTCTCGCCGCCGCCCGTCCCGGCCCGATCGCCGTCGTGCCGGCCGACGAGGTGGGCGTGCACCAGCTTCTGCTCGCCGGAGCGTCGCCGGACCTGCGCCGCGCGGTACGCCGACGCCGGCTCGGGCCGCTCCTGGACTACGACGCCGAACAGCACTCGAACCTGGTGCACACGGTCCGGGTCTACCTGGAGTGCTCCGGCTCGCCGACCCGGGCCGCGAAAGTACTGCACATCCACGTGAACACGCTGCGCTACCGCATCGGCCGGGCCGCCGAACTGCTCGGCGCGGACCTGACCGACTTCGCCACCCAGGTCGACGTCTATCTCGCGCTGACCGCCGAATAG
- the htpG gene encoding molecular chaperone HtpG has product MTENTAGETGQVETHEFQSEARQLLQLMIHSIYSNKDIFLRELVSNASDALDKLRLETYRDKELQADTDDLHIEIDLDTEARTVTVRDNGIGMSRDDVVNLIGTIAKSGTAEFLRKLKEAKDEAKGAAGQDLIGQFGVGFYASFMVADKVTLVTRRAGTGEGVRWESAGEGTYTIEPVADAPQGTSVTLHLKPVDDEDHLYDYASPWKVREIVKRYSDFITWPVKMAKTGTPEEGTDEDGAGEAAAPELETVNSMKALWARSKDEVSDEEYHEFYKHISHDWTDPLETVRMQAEGTFEYQALLFLPSRAPMDLFMRDAKRGVQLYVKRVFIMDDCAALMPNYLRFVKGVVDAQDLSLNVSREILQQDRQIRAIRRRLEKKVLATVKTMMTEEPEKYATFWREFGRAVKEGLLDDPENREQILEISSFASTHHAENPTSLRDYVSRMKDGQEHIYFATGESRGTIENSPHLEAFRAKGYEVLILTDPVDEMWVDGVTGFDGKSFQSVAKGEVDLGDDKTTDEQKADYADLLKWMSASLSESVKEVRLSSRLTTSPSCVVGDAGDLTPTLEKMYRAMGQELPQVKRILELNPEHPLVTGLRTAYGENPADATLAETAELLHGMALLAEGGELSDPSRFLALVADRAAKAL; this is encoded by the coding sequence ATGACTGAAAACACAGCCGGGGAAACCGGACAGGTGGAAACCCACGAGTTCCAGTCCGAGGCGCGGCAGCTGCTGCAGCTGATGATCCACTCGATCTACTCGAACAAGGACATCTTCCTGCGCGAGCTGGTGTCGAACGCCTCCGATGCGCTGGACAAGCTGCGGCTGGAGACCTATCGGGACAAGGAGCTGCAGGCCGACACGGACGACCTGCACATCGAGATCGACCTGGACACCGAGGCCCGCACGGTCACCGTGCGCGACAACGGCATTGGCATGTCCCGCGACGACGTGGTGAACCTGATCGGCACGATCGCCAAATCGGGCACCGCGGAGTTCCTGCGCAAGCTCAAAGAAGCCAAGGACGAGGCGAAGGGCGCGGCCGGGCAGGACCTGATCGGCCAGTTCGGCGTCGGCTTCTATGCCAGCTTCATGGTCGCCGACAAGGTCACGCTGGTGACCCGGCGGGCGGGCACCGGCGAGGGGGTGCGCTGGGAGTCCGCCGGCGAGGGCACCTACACCATCGAGCCGGTCGCCGACGCCCCGCAGGGCACCTCGGTGACGCTGCACCTGAAGCCGGTCGACGACGAGGACCACCTCTACGACTACGCCTCGCCGTGGAAGGTCCGCGAGATCGTCAAGCGGTACTCGGACTTCATCACCTGGCCGGTCAAGATGGCCAAGACCGGCACTCCCGAGGAAGGCACGGACGAGGACGGCGCAGGCGAAGCGGCCGCGCCCGAACTCGAGACGGTCAACTCGATGAAGGCGCTCTGGGCGCGTTCGAAGGACGAGGTCTCCGACGAGGAGTACCACGAGTTCTACAAGCACATCAGCCACGACTGGACCGATCCGCTGGAAACCGTGCGGATGCAGGCCGAGGGCACCTTCGAGTACCAGGCGCTGCTGTTCCTGCCGTCGCGGGCGCCGATGGACCTGTTCATGCGGGACGCGAAGCGCGGTGTGCAGCTCTACGTCAAGCGCGTCTTCATCATGGACGACTGCGCCGCGCTGATGCCGAACTACCTGCGCTTCGTCAAGGGTGTCGTGGACGCCCAGGACCTCTCGCTGAACGTCTCGCGCGAGATCCTGCAGCAGGACCGGCAGATCCGTGCCATCCGGCGGCGGCTGGAGAAGAAGGTCCTGGCCACGGTCAAGACGATGATGACCGAGGAGCCGGAGAAGTACGCGACCTTCTGGCGCGAGTTCGGCCGCGCGGTCAAGGAGGGCCTGCTCGACGATCCGGAGAACCGCGAGCAGATCCTCGAGATCTCCTCGTTCGCCTCCACCCACCACGCGGAGAACCCGACCTCGCTGCGGGACTACGTGTCGCGGATGAAGGACGGCCAGGAGCACATCTACTTCGCCACCGGCGAATCGCGCGGCACCATCGAGAACTCGCCGCACCTGGAGGCCTTCCGGGCCAAGGGGTACGAGGTGCTGATCCTCACCGACCCGGTCGACGAGATGTGGGTCGACGGGGTCACCGGCTTCGACGGGAAGTCCTTCCAGTCGGTCGCCAAGGGCGAGGTCGACCTCGGGGACGACAAGACCACCGACGAGCAGAAGGCGGACTACGCGGACCTGCTGAAGTGGATGTCGGCCTCGCTGTCGGAGTCGGTCAAGGAGGTCCGGCTGTCCTCGCGGCTGACCACCTCGCCGTCCTGCGTGGTCGGTGACGCGGGCGATCTGACCCCGACGCTGGAGAAGATGTACCGCGCGATGGGCCAGGAACTGCCGCAGGTAAAGCGGATCCTGGAGCTGAACCCGGAGCACCCGCTGGTCACCGGCCTGCGCACGGCGTACGGGGAGAACCCGGCCGACGCCACGCTGGCCGAGACCGCGGAACTGTTGCACGGCATGGCCCTGCTCGCCGAAGGCGGCGAGCTGAGCGACCCGAGCCGCTTCCTGGCCCTGGTCGCCGACCGGGCCGCGAAGGCGCTCTGA